A region of the Sinorhizobium arboris LMG 14919 genome:
TAGGAGGCCTCGGCCGCATATTCCATCAGCACCGGTTCCGTCCGCTCGACGCCGTTGACCATCGGCACGAGGCTGACGCCGTCGGTCCAGGGCTTCACTTCATCAAGCGAAATGCCGGCAAGGTCCGCAAGCGTCGGCGTCACGTCGAGATTGGAGGTCGGCGTCAGATGCAGGCCGGCTGCGATGCCGGGGCCGGCGATCATCAGCGGCACGCGCGCCGATCCTTCGAAGAAGTTCATCTTGAACCAGAGGCCGCGCTCGCCGAGCATGTCGCCGTGGTCGGAACAGAAGAGGATGAGCGTGTCGTCGAGCATCCGCGTCCGCGTAAGCGTATCGATCAGCTCGCCGACCTTCTCGTCGAGATAGGATATATTGGCGAAATAGGCGCGGCGCGAGCGGCGGACATTCTCCTCGGTCACGTCGAAATTCTGATAATCGCAGGAAAGCATGATGCGTTGCGAATGCGGGTCCTGCTCGTCGAGGGGAATGGTGTCGACTTCGGGCGAGAGATGCTCGCAATCCGCGTAGAGGTCCCAGAATTTCCGCCGCGCGACATAGGGATCGTGCGGATGCGTGAAGGAGACGGTGAGGCACCAGGGGCGCCGGCCCTCGTCGTCGTTCTCCCGCGAAAGCTGGTAGAGCTTCTGTTGTGCGAGGAAGGCCACCTCGTCGTCATATTCCATCTGGTTGGTGATTTCGGCGACCCCGGCGCCGGTGACGGAGCCGAGATTGTGATACCACCAGTCGATCCGCTCGCCCGGCTTGCGGTAATCCGGCGTCCAGCCGAAATCGGCGGGATAGATGTCGGTCGTCAGCCGCTCCTCGAAGCCGTGCAACTGGTCCGGCCCGACGAAATGCATTTTGCCGGAAAGCGCCGTGTAATAGCCGGCCCGGCGCAGGTGATGCGCATAGGTCGGGATCGACGACTGGTACTCGGCGGCATTGTCGTAGACCCGGGTGCGGCTCGGCAATTGCCCGGCCATGAAGGACGCACGGGCGGGGGCACACAGGGGCGACGAGGTGTAGTTGTTGCGGAAGCGGGCCGACCGCTTGGCCAACGCCTTCAGGTTGGGCGCATGCAGGAAGTCTGCAGGCCCGTCCGGAAAGAGCTTCCCGTTCAACTGGTCCACCATGATGATCAGAATATTCGGTTTCCC
Encoded here:
- the betC gene encoding choline-sulfatase, whose protein sequence is MTTGKPNILIIMVDQLNGKLFPDGPADFLHAPNLKALAKRSARFRNNYTSSPLCAPARASFMAGQLPSRTRVYDNAAEYQSSIPTYAHHLRRAGYYTALSGKMHFVGPDQLHGFEERLTTDIYPADFGWTPDYRKPGERIDWWYHNLGSVTGAGVAEITNQMEYDDEVAFLAQQKLYQLSRENDDEGRRPWCLTVSFTHPHDPYVARRKFWDLYADCEHLSPEVDTIPLDEQDPHSQRIMLSCDYQNFDVTEENVRRSRRAYFANISYLDEKVGELIDTLTRTRMLDDTLILFCSDHGDMLGERGLWFKMNFFEGSARVPLMIAGPGIAAGLHLTPTSNLDVTPTLADLAGISLDEVKPWTDGVSLVPMVNGVERTEPVLMEYAAEASYAPLVAIREGKWKYVYCALDPEQLFDLDADPLELTNLAENPRGPVDQATLTAFRDMRAAHWDMEAFDAAVRESQARRWVVYEALRNGAYYPWDHQPLQKASERYMRNHMNLDTLEESKRYPRGE